In Osmerus mordax isolate fOsmMor3 chromosome 24, fOsmMor3.pri, whole genome shotgun sequence, the following are encoded in one genomic region:
- the nkx3-1 gene encoding homeobox protein Nkx-3.1 — MSTKPLTSFFIEDILSIKEKSQCNTRCASNQSTDGCALWIDERSGQVSDHFNLQDTEFVARKESSDIPFDDSEAARGFTSLGKQKRSRAAFTHLQVLELEKKFNHQKYLSAPERSHLANTLRLTETQVKIWFQNRRYKTKRKQATELHKDTRKSEGLGIEDDCVRASLFDTFYKSYQYRPYLCDFGGVWRPMVW, encoded by the exons ATGTCTACTAAGCCTCTGACTTCGTTTTTTATCGAGGACATACTGTCAATCAAGGAAAAATCACAATGTAACACCAGGTGTGCTTCAAATCAGTCTACGGATGGGTGCGCGCTGTGGATTGACGAACGGTCTGGCCAGGTTTCAGATCACTTTAACTTGCAGGACACCGAATTTGTAGCACGAAAAG AATCTAGTGACATACCTTTCGACGACTCCGAAGCAGCGAGAGGTTTTACATCATTGGGGAAGCAAAAACGCTCTCGCGCTGCTTTTACGCATCTGCAAGTTCTTGAATTGGAAAAGAAATTCAATCACCAGAAGTACTTGTCCGCTCCCGAAAGATCTCACCTGGCCAACACTTTAAGACTAACTGAAACCCAGGTAAAAATCTGGTTTCAGAACAGAAGATACAAGACTAAAAGGAAACAAGCCACGGAGTTACATAAAGACACAAGGAAATCAGAAGGACTTGGTATAGAGGACGATTGTGTCAGAGCATCACTTTTTGACACGTTCTACAAATCCTACCAATATCGACCGTATTTGTGTGACTTTGGAGGTGTCTGGAGACCCATGGTTTGGTGA
- the slc25a37 gene encoding mitoferrin-1 isoform X2, translating into MQSLQPDPKAQYSSVYEALRRIVRTEGLLRPFRGLNITMMGAGPAHALYFACYERVKRKLSDVIQNGGNSHIANGLAGSVATVLHDAIMNPAEVVKQRMQMYNSPYRGFLDCVRTVRQTEGLAAFYRSYTTQLTMNIPFQAVHFMTYELMQERLNPHRQYHPDSHIISGAAAGAVSAAVTNPLDVCKTLLNTQENVVLNSMHISGHLTGMANAFRTVYRLGGMSAFFKGVQARVIYQMPSTAIAWSVYEFFKYFLTKQQLEHEAGTGPA; encoded by the exons ATGCAGAGCCTGCAGCCGGACCCCAAGGCCCAGTACAGCAGCGTGTACGAGGCCCTCAGGAGGATCGTCCGGACGGAGGGCCTCCTCCGGCCCTTCAGGGGCCTCAACATCACCATGATGGGGGCCGGCCCCGCCCACGCCCTGTACTTCGCCTGCTACGAGAGGGTGAAACGCAAGCTGAGCGACGTCATCCAGAACGGGGGCAACAGCCACATAGCTAACG GGCTGGCTGGTAGCGTGGCAACCGTCCTGCACGACGCCATCATGAACCCTGCGGAAg TGGTGAAGCAGAGGATGCAGATGTACAACTCTCCCTACCGGGGCTTTCTGGACTGCGTGCGGACGGTCCGTCAGACCGAGGGCCTGGCCGCCTTCTACCGCAGCTACACCACCCAGCTGACCATGAACATCCCCTTCCAGGCGGTCCACTTCATGACCTACGAACTGATGCAAGAGCGCCTCAACCCCCACAGACAGTACCACCCCGACAGCCACATCATCTCCGGGGCGGCGGCCGGGGCCGTGTCGGCCGCCGTCACCAACCCCCTGGACGTTTGTAAGACGCTGCTCAACACGCAGGAGAACGTGGTCCTCAACTCCATGCACATTAGCGGTCACCTGACCGGCATGGCCAACGCCTTCAGGACGGTGTATCGCCTGGGGGGCATGTCTGCCTTCTTCAAAGGGGTGCAGGCGAGGGTTATCTACCAGATGCCCTCCACAGCCATCGCGTGGTCGGTCTACGAGTTCTTTAAGTACTTTCTGACCAAGCAGCAGTTGGAGCACGAGGCTGGGACTGGGCCGGCCTGA
- the slc25a37 gene encoding mitoferrin-1 isoform X1, translated as MELSADPVVATLEMSEIKSKDTESSEGDGDYESLPPHVSITTHMTAGAVAGILEHTVMYPVDSVKTRMQSLQPDPKAQYSSVYEALRRIVRTEGLLRPFRGLNITMMGAGPAHALYFACYERVKRKLSDVIQNGGNSHIANGLAGSVATVLHDAIMNPAEVVKQRMQMYNSPYRGFLDCVRTVRQTEGLAAFYRSYTTQLTMNIPFQAVHFMTYELMQERLNPHRQYHPDSHIISGAAAGAVSAAVTNPLDVCKTLLNTQENVVLNSMHISGHLTGMANAFRTVYRLGGMSAFFKGVQARVIYQMPSTAIAWSVYEFFKYFLTKQQLEHEAGTGPA; from the exons ATGGAGTTGAGTGCGGACCCAGTGGTGGCAACCTTGGAGATGTCGGAGATTAAAAGTAAAGATACCGAGTCGTCGGAAGGCGACGGTGACTACGAGAGTTTGCCACCTCATGTCTCAATAACGACCCACATGACAGCAGGAGCCGTGGCAGGAATACTGGAGCACACGGTGATGTATCCCGTGGACTCTGTCAAG ACCAGAATGCAGAGCCTGCAGCCGGACCCCAAGGCCCAGTACAGCAGCGTGTACGAGGCCCTCAGGAGGATCGTCCGGACGGAGGGCCTCCTCCGGCCCTTCAGGGGCCTCAACATCACCATGATGGGGGCCGGCCCCGCCCACGCCCTGTACTTCGCCTGCTACGAGAGGGTGAAACGCAAGCTGAGCGACGTCATCCAGAACGGGGGCAACAGCCACATAGCTAACG GGCTGGCTGGTAGCGTGGCAACCGTCCTGCACGACGCCATCATGAACCCTGCGGAAg TGGTGAAGCAGAGGATGCAGATGTACAACTCTCCCTACCGGGGCTTTCTGGACTGCGTGCGGACGGTCCGTCAGACCGAGGGCCTGGCCGCCTTCTACCGCAGCTACACCACCCAGCTGACCATGAACATCCCCTTCCAGGCGGTCCACTTCATGACCTACGAACTGATGCAAGAGCGCCTCAACCCCCACAGACAGTACCACCCCGACAGCCACATCATCTCCGGGGCGGCGGCCGGGGCCGTGTCGGCCGCCGTCACCAACCCCCTGGACGTTTGTAAGACGCTGCTCAACACGCAGGAGAACGTGGTCCTCAACTCCATGCACATTAGCGGTCACCTGACCGGCATGGCCAACGCCTTCAGGACGGTGTATCGCCTGGGGGGCATGTCTGCCTTCTTCAAAGGGGTGCAGGCGAGGGTTATCTACCAGATGCCCTCCACAGCCATCGCGTGGTCGGTCTACGAGTTCTTTAAGTACTTTCTGACCAAGCAGCAGTTGGAGCACGAGGCTGGGACTGGGCCGGCCTGA